Part of the Bacillus andreraoultii genome is shown below.
AACAACATGGGGGCAAATGGGAAAGGAAGGATGGAACATAATCATTATTGGTTCGGATATTACAAAAGGAATTGTTCCGATTGACCGAGGTGAAAGGTTATGGCGTGATGTCACAGGGCGTATCTATCAACAAACAACAGCGGCCTGTGAACGAGTCGATATCATTTGGTACGGAATAAATATGAACGTGAAAAATTTTTAGGAGGCAAGGATAAAGATGAAAGTAAAGAAACTAAGTTTGTTAGCTATTTTTATTTCTTTATCTGTTGTCGGGGCGATGATTAAAGTACCTGCACCAATCTCGAGTGTTGCTTTAGATCTCTTGCCTGCATTAGTTGGCGTTGTAGTACTAGGAAGAAATGCTGGTTCTCTTGTTGCATGCCTTGGTCATCTTCTATCCGCCTTATTCGGTGGTATGCCACTCGGACCATTCCATATGTTAATCGCGTTTGAGATGGCTCTTCTTGTGTATGGATTTGGTTATATTTATCAAAAGGGGAAACGAATATTGGCTGCAATCTTTTTAGTGATTGGAAACACATTTGTTGCGAGTTTACCTTTCCTTTTTATCATCGGAATTGGATTTTATGTCGGAATGATTCCATCTTTATTCATCGGTTCAGTGATTAATGCAGCCTTAGCTATTATTCTCGCACCAAGTGTAGAAACATATTTCGTAAAACGATTACATATATAGGGAGTGGAAGAATGAGAAGAGATATAACCGAGATTGCTATCAATGAACAACGTACACTTGTAATTGCCGCCGATAATAGTGGTGGAATTGGTATGAAAAATCAAGACCACGTATTCACCCCGTATGATGTTGTTGCCTATTATGGATTTCGTGTTGCAATCATGGAATGTATGGCAGCACGAGCTAAACCAATAAGTGTTGTCGTACATAATTTTTGTGGAGAGGATGCATGGCCAGCGCTTGTACAAGGCGTAAAAAGAGGTTTATGTGAGTTAAGATATGATCATGTTCCTATTACGGGAAGTACAGAGAGTAATTTTGCGCTAAGTCAGTCTGCTTTAGGGATGATTGTGATTGGCGAAAAAACAGTAGAAAGGAAAGAGGAACCAATTTTACTAGACAAATATCGAATGGCAGTTGTTGGTTCTCCGCTAGTCGGAAATGAAGTGTTGAATCGACGGGAGGACATATTACCTCTTTCACTTTTTCAAGAATTGTGCGAAATACCGGATACAATCATTTTACCAGTCGGTTCAAAAGGAATCATTCATGAGGTGTCTGTAATGCTAGGAAAACAAGTAGATGTGAGTGAAATCTCTTGTGATGTCGATGTTACTACTTCTTCCGGCCCGGCAACTTGTTGTTTACTAGCGTATTTACCTGAAATGGAATCGATGTTAAAAGAAAAATGTGCTCAAGTTTACCATCCTCTATTATTTGTTTGAAATAGAAGACAGGAGATGTCAATGGTACGTTTGTATATTGTTAGACACGGTGAGACCGAATGGAATCAAGAAGGTCGGATGCAAGGAAGTTTTGATTCGAAACTAACAGAAAAAGGGAAAAGATACGCTAGACTACTAAGTGAACGACTCAAACCGATTTCTTTTTCGAAAATGATTTGTAGTCCGAGCAAAAGAGCTGTCGATACGGCGAAGATTCTTAATAGTGATTGTAATGGGAAAATAATGTTAGATGAGCGAATTGTAGAAATGAAAATGGGACGTTGGCAAGGAATGACTGAGGAAGAAATACAACTTCAATTCTATGAAGATTACAAAAAGTATATTGATCAACCGGAACTTTATCGAAATGATGATGGAGAGACGTTTCAAGATGTGCTTGCTCGTGTGAAAGGTTTTTTAATGGATATACAAAGCGAGCCAGACGATGGAAATATTTTAATTGTAACACACGGTTCGTTTATTCAAATTTTATTAATTTTGTTAAAAGGGAAACGTTTAACGGAGGTGTGGACGGAACCGATTGTTGAAGGGACGAGTTTGACACGCATCGATATCTATCAAAAGAAAATACATATGATATGTATAGGAGATATGAGTCATGTAAGAATATGTGATAAAAAATAGTTTAGAACCGCAAAAGATTGCAATATGAGGAAAAATAGTAATTTGAAAAATTGACTTTTTTTGAATTAAGAATTACATTGAATATATAGGTAAAATATGGTTTTTAATTATTGGAACGTTTAGTACCTTAATATAAGGGGAACAAAACAATTTCTATTGATCAAAATGTAACTACTATGATAGATTTGGGGGGAGTTTTAGTGGCTTTTGTAATTACTGCACCATGTAAAGATGAACTTGCAGCAGAATGTGTTGATGTATGCCCAGTTGATTGTATAGAAAAAGGGGAAGATCAATACTATATTGATCCAGCCATTTGTATTGATTGTGGTGCTTGCCAAGCAGTGTGTCCAGTCGAGGCAATCTATTATGAAGAAGATTTAAGACCGGATGAACAACCGTATTTTGAAAAAGCAAAAGAATTTTTCAGTAAGTAACAAAAAATGATGGATTGGAAAGTAGTAGTGGCAAATCACTGCTACTTTTTTATTAGGAAGAAATTAGGCTACTTGTAATAAGCATCATACGAATACGACTTAGTTTTCGCCGAATGACAATGAAACTCTAAAAGGTGTATTCACTTGCCAAAATGAACAGAAATATGATATATTTATCTCGAATTAAAAATAAATTAATTTGAGATAGTTGGAGGATGAAACTGTGAACAAATTAAAAGGAATTCACCATGTGACTGCAATTACGAGTAGTGCTGAAAAAATATATGAGTTTTTCACATATACATTGGGCGTACGATTAGTTAAAAAAACTGTGAACCAAGATGATATTCAAACATACCATTTATTTTTTGCTGATGATAAAGGGAGCCCGGGAACGGATATGACGTTTTTTGACTTTCCAGGCATTCCTAAAGGGAAACATGGAACAAACGAAATTTATAAAACATCATTCCGCGTGCCAACTGATGCGGCATTAGCTTACTGGGAAAAACGATTCAACCGACTTAATGTGAAACACACAGGCATTCAAGAGCAATTTGGCAAAAAGACACTTTCGTTTACTGATTTTGATGAACAACAATATCAACTAATATCAGATGAGAGAAATAGTGGTGTTCCATCGGGTAGCCCGTGGAAAAAAGGACCAATACCAGATGAGTTTGCAATATCTGGCCTTGGTCCAATTGTTGTTCGCGTGTCGTATTTTGATTATTTTAAACAAGTATCAGAACAAGTGCTTGGATTTATCGAAATAGACAAAGAAGGTTCCTTACATGTTTTTGAAATGGGTGATGGAGGAAATGGTGCCGAAGTTTGGGTAGAACATAATACGGTTCTTCCTCCTAGTAGACAAGGTTATGGCACCATACATCATGCTGCATTCCGAGTCAATAACCGGGAAGAGTTGGAAGCATGGGATAAGGCAATTAGAAGCTTCCGTATTGGCACATCTGGTTATGTGGAACGATATTACTTCGGTTCATTATATACCCGCGTCTCACCGGACATCTTATTTGAACTTGCAACAGATGGACCAGGGTTTATGGGAGATGAGCCGTATGAAACATTAGGCGAAAAACTATCACTACCACCATACTTTGAAGAACAGCGCAAAGAAATAGAAGGCTTAGTACGACATTTTGATACGGTCAGAAGTACGAAACAATTTGAAAAAGAATATGAGTAAAATAAGCTAGCCCTAGAGTCATTCTAGGGTTTATTTTGTGAATAGGAAAGTATGAATTTTCCGATTTCAACTTGATGCTGTCCAGAAAGTCGTATTTTAATTTATAGATCCCCTTTTCTTGTTTCAAAACCTTGATATATCGATATTCTTAATTATCACATTTTTAAGGATATCCACTTTTCAGACAGTCCCAGGCTCTAGAAGCATTACATGAAAGCCGAAAAACTCACATTTTTTCGGCAACTACGGCTCTTGTTTTGCCTGTCTTGAATTTTCTTTATTTACCTTTTTCACCGACATTGTGAACCTACTCAGCATTTTTTA
Proteins encoded:
- a CDS encoding bifunctional adenosylcobinamide kinase/adenosylcobinamide-phosphate guanylyltransferase translates to MKETFSLNEENCKWFSGYKNHPLPERFADKNCYVVVSGIEQYIKTWLQKEDEQTIYKKWQQKLTTWGQMGKEGWNIIIIGSDITKGIVPIDRGERLWRDVTGRIYQQTTAACERVDIIWYGINMNVKNF
- a CDS encoding ECF transporter S component translates to MKVKKLSLLAIFISLSVVGAMIKVPAPISSVALDLLPALVGVVVLGRNAGSLVACLGHLLSALFGGMPLGPFHMLIAFEMALLVYGFGYIYQKGKRILAAIFLVIGNTFVASLPFLFIIGIGFYVGMIPSLFIGSVINAALAIILAPSVETYFVKRLHI
- a CDS encoding histidine phosphatase family protein; this translates as MVRLYIVRHGETEWNQEGRMQGSFDSKLTEKGKRYARLLSERLKPISFSKMICSPSKRAVDTAKILNSDCNGKIMLDERIVEMKMGRWQGMTEEEIQLQFYEDYKKYIDQPELYRNDDGETFQDVLARVKGFLMDIQSEPDDGNILIVTHGSFIQILLILLKGKRLTEVWTEPIVEGTSLTRIDIYQKKIHMICIGDMSHVRICDKK
- a CDS encoding indolepyruvate ferredoxin oxidoreductase subunit alpha, producing MAFVITAPCKDELAAECVDVCPVDCIEKGEDQYYIDPAICIDCGACQAVCPVEAIYYEEDLRPDEQPYFEKAKEFFSK
- a CDS encoding ring-cleaving dioxygenase encodes the protein MNKLKGIHHVTAITSSAEKIYEFFTYTLGVRLVKKTVNQDDIQTYHLFFADDKGSPGTDMTFFDFPGIPKGKHGTNEIYKTSFRVPTDAALAYWEKRFNRLNVKHTGIQEQFGKKTLSFTDFDEQQYQLISDERNSGVPSGSPWKKGPIPDEFAISGLGPIVVRVSYFDYFKQVSEQVLGFIEIDKEGSLHVFEMGDGGNGAEVWVEHNTVLPPSRQGYGTIHHAAFRVNNREELEAWDKAIRSFRIGTSGYVERYYFGSLYTRVSPDILFELATDGPGFMGDEPYETLGEKLSLPPYFEEQRKEIEGLVRHFDTVRSTKQFEKEYE